GCAAGGCGTTTGGTGCGCAGCGACCGAAGTCTATCAATAAGATAGGCGAGGGAGCGACAACGAAGTTGCGGCGAAGGCTAACCTCGGTTTTGCCGAGGTTGAGCGAAGCGGCCGAAGCCAACACCGCGCAACGCGGAAGAACGCCCACCGCAGTAGTTTTTCAACGGCCTGATAAGCCGAGGCAGACGTATTTGATTTCGAGGAATTCCTCGAGACCGTATTTCGAGCCTTCGCGGCCGATGCCCGATTGCTTGACGCCGCCGAAGGGCGCCGCTTCATTGGCGATCAGGCCGACATTCACGCCGACCATGCCGTATTCGAGCGCCTCGGCGACACGCCACACCCTTCCCAGATCGCGGGCATAAAAATAGGCTGCTAGGCCATATTCGGTGGCATTGGCCAGCCGGATCGCCTCGGCCTCGTCCTTGAAGCTGAACAGCGGCGCCACCGGCCCGAAAGTTTCCTCGCGCGCGCAGCGCATCTCGGGCGTGACGTCGGCGAGCACCGTCGGCTCGAAAAAGGTGCCGCCCCGGGTGTGACGATGGCCGCCGGTGAGCACGCGCGCGCCTTTGGCCACGGCATCATCGATATGGGCCTCGACTTTGGCGAGCGCCTGGGCATCGATCAGCGGCCCAAGGCTTACGCCTTCCTCGGTGCCGGCGCCGACTTTCAGTTCGGCCACCCTTGCCGCGAGTTTGTGCGCAAACTCCTCGTAGACGCCTTCCTGGATCAGCAGCCGGTTGGCACAGACGCAGGTCTGGCCGGTATTGCGGTATTTCGACGCCATCGCCCCGGCCACCGCGGCATCGACATCGGCATCGTCGAAGACGATGAACGGCGCATTGCCACCCAGTTCGAGGGAAATCTTCTTCAGCGTCGGCGCACACTGCGCCATCAACATCCGGCCGACTTCGGTCGAGCCGGTGAAGGAGAGCTTGCGCACGGTCGGATTGGCGGTGAGCTCACCGCCGATGACCGGCGCGTTCGCGGCTGAAGCCGTGACGATGTTGAATACCCCGGCCGGGAAGCCGGCGCGCTCGGCCAGTACCGCCAGCGCCAACGCGGTGAGCGGCGTCTGCTCGGCGGGCTTCACCACCACGGTGCAGCCGGCGGCAAGGGCCGGGGCGACCTTGCGCGTGATCATCGCGCAGGGGAAATTCCACGGCGTGATCGCCGCACAGACGCCGACCGGTTGTTTGAGCACCAGCAGGCGCTGGTGGGCAGTGGTTTGGGGGATCACGTCGCCATAGGCGCGCTTTCCTTCTTCCGCGAACCATTCGACGAAACTGGCGGCATACAGCACTTCGCCCCGGGCTTCCGCCAAGGGCTTGCCCTGCTCGGAGGTCATCAAAAGCGCCAGATCGTCGGCATGGGCGACGATCAGATCAAACCACTTCCTCAGGATCGCGCTGCGCTGCTTGGCGGTCAGTTCGCGCCAGGCCGGCCAGGCCGCATTGGCCGCCTCGATCGCGCGGCGCGTCTCTATCGCGCCCATGTCCGGCACCTCGGCCAGCTTTTCGCCGCTGGCTGGATCGTAGACCGCCACGGTGGCGGCGCTGTCGGCGTCGATCCAGGCGCCGCAGATGAACGCCTGCTGGCGGAAGAGATCGGGATCGCGCAATTGCATGGTCTTGCTCCTTTTTTTCGTGGGCTCGATGATGAGTCTACCGGAACACAATCCTTACATGCGCTGGCTTTTTCCGCTCGCCCTGCTGCTCCTCGTCGCCGGCTGTGGAACGCTCACCCAGGTGCCGCCCGCATCCCGCAACGTCATTTGGGAAGACCGCCAGCCAGTCGATCCACGTGCCCATGAGGTGGTGATGTTCGCGCTGGGTTTGCTGGACACCGGCTATCGCTTCGGCGGCAAGAACCCGGACGCTGGCTTCGATTGCAGCGGCATGGTCAGCTATGTCTTCGAGAAGGCCGCCGGTATGCGGCTTTCTGGTTCGGCCGCCGACATCGCGCAACAGGGCCGGCCGGTGAATGGCGAGGGCTTACGCCCCGGCGATCTGGTGTTCTTCAACACCCGCAACCAACCCCATTCGCATGTCGGCATCTATGTCGGCAATGGGCGCTTCGTGCATGCGCCTTCGAGCAACGGCAAGGTACGCATCGACAGCCTCATGTCCGGCTGGTTCGCGACACGCTTCGAAGAAGCACGCAGCTATTTCGACTGAGCTTGTGAAAAAATTCGTCGCGAGCGGGCCGATGGCAAGACGCACGGAGCGCAGCGAACGAGACATCCATATAGGTAGGCGAGGGAGCGACAACGAAGTTGCGGCGAAGGCTCACTTTGGCTTTGCCGAGGTTAAGCGAAGCGGCCGAAGCCAACACCGCGCAACGCAGCCAGCGGCACGCGCAGCAGAATTTTTCACGAGCGCTGACGCAGGGCATTGCGCGCCACCCGATACACCGTGCCACATGGCAGCCGGATCGATTTTGGGCGGGTGAGATCGTGGTTGCGCCAGATCGCAGCGAGCCAGAATAGGCCGCCGAATGCGGCGCCTGCCAAGACGAACAGAAGTGCGACGAGGCCGAACAGATAAGGGCCGGCATAGAACGGCAACGCGCACAACAAGCCAGCGAGCGCGCCAAGCAGCGTGAAGCGCCAAAGTTCCCATACGCCATGCCGGCAACAGTAATACAGTGATGGCAGACCGACCACCAGCACGCTGACGAAGACACCCCACGCGCCACAGCCGGCAGCGCAACCTCCCTCACCCGGTCCCAACCAGAAGATCAGTCCAGCGAGCAGCCCCGCGGCACCAAACAGGGCTAGCATGACGCGACGCATTCCATCCCTCCTCCCCCGGCAGATTTTCCAGGCTATGGCCGGGATGGAGGGATTGTGCCACGGGTTGGATGTCGCTCAGTAGACCGTCACCGGTTGCCAGCCTTCCGGGCAATAGGGCACATTCGGATAGTAGGCTTGATAGCTCTGGCAGAACCAGGCGGTACGCGGCGGAAGGGGTGGTGGCGGCGCCACGACCACCGCCGGGGCGGCGACGACCGGCCGCGGTGGCATGATCGCAACGAGGGCGCTGCCCAGCGCGATCCCGCCCAGCAGCCAGGCCAGTGGCGCGGCACGATGCAGGTGATGGTGGTGATGCTCGACCGGTGGTCCATAGTAACGCCCATGACCGTGCGGACCGGCCTGCGCGGGCAGGGAAGTCGCCAGTAGGGCGGCGGCGGAAGCGATGGCGAGTTTTTTCATGGGGGCTACCTCCTGCTCCCTACAACGCCGTCCCGCCACGAGCTGCTGACAATGGATTTGTAAGGTTTTGTGTCATAGCCCGTGCTGCCTGAACCAGGCGATGAGTCGCTGCCAGCCATCCTCGGCCGCATCCTTCCGATAGGTCGGACGGTAATCGGCATGGAAGGCGTGGCCCGCCTCTGGATAGATCACGATCTGCGAGCGTCCGCCCGCCTTTGCAAGCGCTGTTTTCATCGCCTCGACATCGTCGAGCGGGATGCCCTGATCCTTGCCGCCGTAAAGGCCGAGCACTGCGCCCTCGATTTCGCCGGCAATATCGAGCGGCCATTGCGGCGTGCGTTCATTGACCTCGCCGTCGATGCGGCCATACCAGGCGACGGCCGCCTTGACGTTCGGATTGTGAGCGGCATACAGCCAGGTGATGCGGCCACCCCAGCAAAAGCCGGTGATGCCCAACCGGCCCGGATCGCCGCCGTTCTTCGCCGCCCAGGCTGCACAGGCATCGAGATCGGCCAGCACTTCCTTGTCCGGCACTTTCGCGACGATCGCCGAGAGGATCTCCTGCACATTGGTCATCTTCTTCGGATCGCCATGACGGAAAAAAAGCTCCGGCGCGATCGCCAGATAACCGAGCTTGGCGAGCCGCCGGCAGACGTCGGCGATGTATTCATGCACGCCGAAGATTTCCGAGACGACGAGGATGGTCGGCAGGTTTTGGCCGCCTTCGGGCTGCGCCCGGTAGGCCGGCAGCTCGCCCACCCGGATTTCGCCGGCAGCCAGCCCACTACTGTCGGTTTTGATCGCACTCTGCGCGATGACCGGCTGGACGGCCAGCGCGAAGCCGGCACCGAGCGCAGTGGCGACGAAGCCACGACGATCCAGCTTCGCGGCCGGTAACAGGCTGTCGAAATCGGGGTTATCGCTTTTCTTCATGGGGTTCTCCTCTCTCCGCTGGATGCTTCATGAATCTGGGTTCAGATCAGCACGATATCGTACTGCTCCTGCGTATAACTCGGCTCGGCCTGCAACGACACATCCCGGCCGATGAAATCGGAGAGCATCGCCAGCGCCTGCGATTCCTCGTCGAGAAACAGGTCGATCACCGCCGGTGAGGCGAGCACGCGCATTTCGCGCGCATCGAACTGGCGAGCCTCGCGCAGCAGCTCGCGCAGGATTTCATAAGCAACGGTCTGCGCGGTCTTGACGACACCGCGTCCGCCGCAGGTCGGGCAGGGTTCGCAGAGGATCTGGGCGAGCGATTCGCGGGTGCGCTTGCGGGTCATCTCGACCAGGCCGAGCTGGGTAAAGCCGTTGACCGTGATGCGCGTGTGGTCGCGTGCGAGCGCCTTGTTCAGCTCGGCGAGCACGGCGCTGCGATGCTCGCTCGATTCCATGTCGATGAAATCGACGATGATGATGCCGCCGAGATTGCGCAGCCGCAGCTGGCGCGCGATGGTCTGCGCCGCTTCGAGGTTGGTCTTGAAGATCGTGTCGTCGAAATTGCGCGCACCGACGAAGGCGCCGGTATTGACGTCGATGGTGGTGAGCGCCTCGGTCTGGTCGATGATCAGATAGCCGCCGGACTTGAGATCGACGCGCCGCGCCAGCGCCTTCTGGATCTCGTCCTCGACGCCGTAGAGATCGAACAGCGGCCGCTCGCCAGTGTAGTGGGTCAGCAATGGCGCCAGCTGCGGCATGAATTCCTGCGCGAAGGCGAGCAGCTTGTGGAAGTTCTCGCGCGAATCGACGAGGATGCGGGTCGTCTCCGCACCGGCCAGATCGCGCAGCACGCGCTGGGCGAGGTTGAGGTCGTGGTGCAGCACCATCGGCGCGTTGCCGTTTTGCGCCCGGTGGCGGATTTCCTGCCAGAGGCGGCGCAGATAGGCGATGTCGGCGGCAAGCTCCTCGTCGGAAGCATTCTCGGCCATCGTGCGCACGATGTAGCCACCGGCCTCGTCCGGCGGCAACAACTGCTGGATGCGCTCGCGCAGCCGCTCGCGACCGGCTTCGTCTTCGATCTTTTGCGAAATGCCGATGTGCCTTTCCTGCGGCAGATAGACCAGCAGCCGGCCGGCGAGCGAGATTTGCGTCGACAGGCGCGCGCCCTTGCCACCGATCGGGTCTTTGAGCACCTGCACCATCAGCGTCTCGCCTTCGCGGATCAGGCGTTCGATCGGCCGCCCGTTGCCGTTCTTCTCGCCGAAGATGTCGGCGACGTGCAAAAAGGCGGTGCGCTCCAGGCCCACCTCGACGAAGGCCGACTGCATGCCGGGCAGCACGCGCACGACGCGGCCGAGATAGACGTTGCCGACGATGCCGCGGCCGCCGGCCCGCTCGATGTGCAGCTCCTGCACGGCGCCTTGCAGCATCAGCGCGACGCGCGTCTCCTGCGGCGTGATGTTGATCAGGAATTCTTCGCTCATATCGGATAACCAAGATCGCGCAACAGGAGCGCCGTCTCGCACAGCGGCAAGCCGGCGATGCCGGAGAAACTGCCGCGGATTTCCGCGACGAAGATCGCCGCGCGCCCCTGGATGCCGTAGGCGCCCGCCTTGTCGTGCGGCTCACCGGTCGCGACATAGCGGCGCATCTCCGCATCGGTGAGCTCACGGAAGCGTACTTCGCTGATCGATAAGCGCGATTCGATGCGCGCCTGATAGGCTACCGCCACCGCCGTCAGCACGCGGTGGGCGCGGCCGGACAGGCGGCTCAGGATCGCCAGCGCGTCGGCAGCGTCACGCGGCTTGCCGATGATTTCGCCGTCGAGATCGAGGGTGGTGTCGGCGGCCAGCACGATGCGTTGCGGCAGATGGCGCAAGGCCTGGAGCCGCTGGCCGAAACGCGCCTTGGCCAGCGCCACGCGCAGCGCATACGCTTCGGGCGCTTCACCGGGCAATGCTTCCTCGCTGATCTCGGGGTCGCTGCGCGGTCCGCCGCGGAACGGCAGCAGATCGAAGCGCACGCCGATCTGCGTCAAGAGCTCACGCCGGCGCGGGCTTTGCGAGGCGAGATGGATGCGCGCATCGAGCGTAGCCATGTCATTCGCGGTGGTAGGGATGGCCGGCGTTCAGGCTCGCGGCGCGATACAAGGCCTCGGCCAGCACCACGCGCGCCAGACCATGCGGCAGCGTCAGCGACGATAGACGCAAGGTTTCGTGAGCGGTGTCTTTGAGCGCCGGATCGAGGCCATCGGGGCCACCGATCAGCAAGGCGACATCGTCGCCGCCGCTCATCCATTCGGCAAGCCGGCGGGCGAGCGAGC
This genomic interval from Sulfuricystis multivorans contains the following:
- a CDS encoding NAD-dependent succinate-semialdehyde dehydrogenase; the encoded protein is MQLRDPDLFRQQAFICGAWIDADSAATVAVYDPASGEKLAEVPDMGAIETRRAIEAANAAWPAWRELTAKQRSAILRKWFDLIVAHADDLALLMTSEQGKPLAEARGEVLYAASFVEWFAEEGKRAYGDVIPQTTAHQRLLVLKQPVGVCAAITPWNFPCAMITRKVAPALAAGCTVVVKPAEQTPLTALALAVLAERAGFPAGVFNIVTASAANAPVIGGELTANPTVRKLSFTGSTEVGRMLMAQCAPTLKKISLELGGNAPFIVFDDADVDAAVAGAMASKYRNTGQTCVCANRLLIQEGVYEEFAHKLAARVAELKVGAGTEEGVSLGPLIDAQALAKVEAHIDDAVAKGARVLTGGHRHTRGGTFFEPTVLADVTPEMRCAREETFGPVAPLFSFKDEAEAIRLANATEYGLAAYFYARDLGRVWRVAEALEYGMVGVNVGLIANEAAPFGGVKQSGIGREGSKYGLEEFLEIKYVCLGLSGR
- a CDS encoding C40 family peptidase gives rise to the protein MVLLLFFVGSMMSLPEHNPYMRWLFPLALLLLVAGCGTLTQVPPASRNVIWEDRQPVDPRAHEVVMFALGLLDTGYRFGGKNPDAGFDCSGMVSYVFEKAAGMRLSGSAADIAQQGRPVNGEGLRPGDLVFFNTRNQPHSHVGIYVGNGRFVHAPSSNGKVRIDSLMSGWFATRFEEARSYFD
- a CDS encoding dienelactone hydrolase family protein yields the protein MKKSDNPDFDSLLPAAKLDRRGFVATALGAGFALAVQPVIAQSAIKTDSSGLAAGEIRVGELPAYRAQPEGGQNLPTILVVSEIFGVHEYIADVCRRLAKLGYLAIAPELFFRHGDPKKMTNVQEILSAIVAKVPDKEVLADLDACAAWAAKNGGDPGRLGITGFCWGGRITWLYAAHNPNVKAAVAWYGRIDGEVNERTPQWPLDIAGEIEGAVLGLYGGKDQGIPLDDVEAMKTALAKAGGRSQIVIYPEAGHAFHADYRPTYRKDAAEDGWQRLIAWFRQHGL
- the rng gene encoding ribonuclease G, which produces MSEEFLINITPQETRVALMLQGAVQELHIERAGGRGIVGNVYLGRVVRVLPGMQSAFVEVGLERTAFLHVADIFGEKNGNGRPIERLIREGETLMVQVLKDPIGGKGARLSTQISLAGRLLVYLPQERHIGISQKIEDEAGRERLRERIQQLLPPDEAGGYIVRTMAENASDEELAADIAYLRRLWQEIRHRAQNGNAPMVLHHDLNLAQRVLRDLAGAETTRILVDSRENFHKLLAFAQEFMPQLAPLLTHYTGERPLFDLYGVEDEIQKALARRVDLKSGGYLIIDQTEALTTIDVNTGAFVGARNFDDTIFKTNLEAAQTIARQLRLRNLGGIIIVDFIDMESSEHRSAVLAELNKALARDHTRITVNGFTQLGLVEMTRKRTRESLAQILCEPCPTCGGRGVVKTAQTVAYEILRELLREARQFDAREMRVLASPAVIDLFLDEESQALAMLSDFIGRDVSLQAEPSYTQEQYDIVLI
- a CDS encoding Maf family protein gives rise to the protein MATLDARIHLASQSPRRRELLTQIGVRFDLLPFRGGPRSDPEISEEALPGEAPEAYALRVALAKARFGQRLQALRHLPQRIVLAADTTLDLDGEIIGKPRDAADALAILSRLSGRAHRVLTAVAVAYQARIESRLSISEVRFRELTDAEMRRYVATGEPHDKAGAYGIQGRAAIFVAEIRGSFSGIAGLPLCETALLLRDLGYPI